In Quercus robur chromosome 11, dhQueRobu3.1, whole genome shotgun sequence, the sequence GAATACTGTTCTAAACAAGGTGGATTGGGTTGTCACACCTGATATGAATCAAATACTCCTCAAACCATGTTCAATGGATGAGATCAAACGAGCTCTCTTCCAAATGCACCCTTCAAAGTCTCCAGGCCCTGATGGTATGTCtcccttctttttttcaaaaatattggaatatagTAGGGACTGATATTATAGAAGCTGTTTTGACTTCGGTTCATTTTTTGCGAAAGATGAATTACACTCACATTGTACTCATACCCAAGATTAATGAGCCTAAAATAGTAGCTAATTATAGACCGATTAGCCTTACTAATGTTATCTCCAAATTGGTGTCCAAAGTGCTAGCAAACCAGCTAAAAATGATCTTGCCCAATGTTATTTAGGATTCACAAAATGCTTTTGTTCCTAGCCATTTAATTACTGATAATACTACAGTAGCATTTGAGGTTGCACAGGATGAGGAATAAAAGAACAGGGAGGAAGGGGCAGATGGCCATCAAACTGGATATTAGAAAGGCATATGATCGAGTGGTGTGGGCGCAAAGGAAAGTATGCCTTGGTCGAGTAGACCGTGGCAGAGAAAATTGTAGTTGCCACCTagtttaggtctaggaaccatattggGCATTTTGGGTCAATCACTTATTACATACATGGGTCCACGTACCAAATTATGGGTCTAGAGTTTGGGTACagcttgggaaggtgttaggcacccaagattgTTGTGCTTGAGGGCCAGCCTTCATTATGTGTTGGTAGaccatatttaattaaatagtttATTAAGAGAGTCTTAATCCTTAACctaaacatacatcatgcacttaAGGAAATAAATCACACAACATATTAAAgatcacaatataaaaggaaacaaataaaacataatcaaacaaaataaattaaatatggaAAGTTGacaattaaatataaacatacaaggaaaagatattaaataaactaaatatggcAAAGAGATTCAAATAAACATGGtaaataattaaacataaacatattaacctaaaaaaaagtcaaacagAATCAAATAACATGTTAAAaagtgattaaaataataaaaaacaagattttGCCATAATCTGGGTTCGGGGTGCATATATGCATCCTTTGGTACAGATTcgaaaaaattacatttttgcaGATTTAATCAGTCAaatatattaaaacataaatcaAACATGCATGTTAGAACCCTAAACACTTAAACTAACATGaagcaaataaaacaaacatcaatataaacaaataaacatgaaacaaaacaaacaattataCTAAACAAACATAACATCAACATACATGTTATACTTTACATGAAaccaaaataaaacaagaacaaCCCAAAACAGATTATAAACAAcctaaaatcatattaaaacatatcaaacatAATTAAGaacaacaaacaaatcaaatataacaaaatgGAGAAACTATATCAAGAAAATCATGTGAATCATATTAAGTAAAGTGGGAAACCATGAAAAAGAGGCTCACCTTGTTTTAGAATCACAGATTTAAAGTTGTTTAACCGACCCCTCAGtgcctacaacacaaagattagATGGAGAAGACAAAGATAATCAAAGAACACCACAATTGTTAGTAATCACAACCCAAGAacaaaaagatttgaaaaaggttttgagaaataaaatttggaaaatagtTTTTGCCTTAAAACTAACTAAAGAGgggttttaattttgtaaaaagtGTGCTAAGGTGCTGCCCTAGggttttgaaaagagaaaaaggggtTTTAGAGAATTTGAAGGCCAAAAAATCCCTCTCTTTAGCTAGAGTTTTGATTGGCGACATAAGATaagtatttataagttaaaattagggtttctaggacTTTTTAATTGTCTTTGTGGACGTTCCAAGGGTCTATGGGCCAGCCCAAATCAAAGCATGATGTTTTGGGCccttaaaatgaagttttaaaacacaaaaaatcggACTGCCTAATTAGCCGAACTTCAAATGGTCATAACTTACTTAATATAAGTCCAAATTAGGTAAAATTTGTGTTAAAATTGAAGTCCAAGATGTATAATTTCCAAAGAAATAAATCTCACTAAAAATTTCTTTGTGGATAAAAATATATGGTCAAAAAAGTGAGCAAAGGTCATTTTTCAGTATTTATTTCAAAGCAACTTGAACACTTTTGAATTGTGATTACTTTCAAACTATTTTGAACTCTTTAATTACTGTTGGTTGACATATGTCAAGCTCATTATTGGGGCCAGGGTCAAAATTTATTAAcgggtacaaaatgaggtgtctataAGTGGAATAGGGTTTTCTCAGGCAGATTATGATCAACCTAGGAATTGATGTATGATGGGTCCAGTTTGCTATGGAAATAGTTTTTACTGCTTCATACTTGGTGCTTATAAATGGTGAGCCTAGAGGATACATCACTTCATCTCGGGGTATTAAGCAAGGAGACCCAGTATCTCCTTATTTGTTCCTATTATGTGTAGAGGGCCTCTCCTCATTGATTAGACAAGCTATTGCATCCCATAGCCTCATGGTATTTTGTCTTGCACCAATGGGGTATGCGTATCTCATCTCTTGTTTGTAGATGATAGCTTCATTTTTTGCCAGGCTACAGTGGAGGAATGCCAACACCTCTTTCGACTACTATGGTGTTATGAGGAAGCATCAGGTCAAGCAATAAATAGACAGAAGACTTCAATTTTCTTCCGTCATAATACAAGCCCCGATGTTAAAAGGAATATTTAGAGATTGATGGGGGCAAGAATTATGGAGGATTGTGAGAAGTACTTGGGCCTTCCAATGGTGGGTGGTAAATCTAAGGTGAATACCTTTAGAGATCTTTGGGAAAAAATTACTAGTAGAGTTTTGAggtggaaagaaaaattcatcTCAAAAGCAAGTAgggaaattttaataaaaatagttgcTCAGGCAATACATACCTACATTAtgggaatttttaaaattccttAGGCCTTATGTGATACCATCAACTCTACTTTGGCAACATATTGGTGGGGACAAACAAATTGGAAGAAGTTGTGTACTCCTAAACAAAATGGTGGCATGGGCATTCAGGATATTCAAGCATATAATTTAGCTTTATTTGCTAAATAGGCATGGCAGCTGATCCATAATACTCATTATCTGTTTTATAAGGTGTATAAAGCAAGATATTTCCCCAAATGCTCATTCATGGATGCAGTTCTTGGTAGCACTCCCTCCTATATATGGCGTAGCTTGGTAACACTCCCTCACGGCAAAGCTTGTAATTCATATAGTTTACATCAATAAAGTTTCtatctattctctctctctctctctctctctctctctatatatatatatatatataaaaagatataggaaattttgaaatttctcgtgcaatccaaaaatataaaaatgctTGTCAGGTTACTTTCAGGAACACAATCAAACACCAACAAATAAGACATTTTCATTGCAAATGTTTTCAGACTTAAAACTTGATGTCTAAAACGGTTAAACGGAGCACAAGATTGACTTTTTCATGTTGACATATccttaagaaaaaaagagcTTATTTAGTTATAGACGCTACAAAGTTCAAAGACATAAACCggaaaaaacacccaaaaaaaaatcaactagtTTTTGCTTGCTGCACCAGCAATTCCATGTGACCTCAGTTCTTCGATTAAAGAATTCAAATCAGAGTAAGATGATCCACCTTCTTCAACAGCCTTCTTTGCCTTCTTCCCAAGCTCTCTAGCTCTGCTTCTTATTTCCTCTGCTTCTGCCCCAACCATTATTTGAATCACCGCCTTCTCTATGGCTTCGCTCTTGATGCTGTCTCCCAAAAATCTGGCCCATTGTTGGGCACCAACAGCGACTCcaattctcaaaattttgattacAAACTTTTCATTGAAGAATTGCTCAGCGGAAACTGGCCATGTAACCATTGGAAGCCCAGCAGAAACTCCCTCCAAGGTAGAATTCCAACCACAATGAGTCACAAATCCTCCAACAGCATCATGATCAAGAATCATCATCTGGGGTGCCCAACCTCTTATAATTAGACCCTTCCCTTTCACTCTTTGCTCAAACCCATCAGGCAGccattcttcttttcctccatcattcttttctttcttcaccaCCCAAATGAATTGCTGCTCAGAAGCCTCAAGACCTATTGCTATTTCCTTTAGCTGGGAATCATTGAAGTTTGCCATACTTCCAAAACATACATAAACAACCGAATCTGGTTTCTTCGAATTAAGCCATTCGAAACATTCGTGGAAATCAATGGAGGCTTCCTTTCCCCTTTGTGCTTTATCTTCAGTGTCCTGATTGCATAGTGAAACTGGGCCTATCTGCCAAGCCTTCCGTCCAAGCACCTTCTTGTAAAAGTTTGCATAAGCCGGTTCAAGCTCATAGAAGCTATTGAAAACAGCCCCAAAACTCGTCAGCTCTGCTTCTAGTACTTGTTCATACATCTTCGTTGCATATGTTTGAACATTTTGTGTATAAAAATCTGGCAGTTGCTTTCTTGTCATCTTGATCTCATCAGGGAAGTTGGGGATGATAAATGGTTCTGTTTCTGATGAAACTTTTTTGTGAGGTTCGTATAGTCTGAGACATTCAGCGGTACACGTAGAGAAAAAACTCATTGAATGCAAAATAAGCCTCGGTATGCCAAACTTCTTAGCAACACCAGTGGTCCAAGGAAACAAAGTGCTGGCCACAAGGCAATCAGGAGCATATTCTTGAATAAGTTTCTCGAGTGGTTGCTCTAGCATGGCGGTAGCCTGATAGAATTTCGTCCGAAGATCAAGTGAAGTAGCCAATTGGTAGCTCTCACATCCTATGGGCAATCCAACCTCAACACAAGGGAATTCGATGACTAGAACATTCATATCTAACCCCATGGTTTTGCTTTTTTCAATGGTTTTGGAGAACAAGGAGGCATTCAGAGGAGTGGTGATTATGCTTATTTTCAAACCACGCAAAGCAAATTGCTTGGCCATGTCTATGGCTGGGATCAGGTGTCCTGAAGCCAGGAATGGGAAGAAAAACAAGTGAAGCTGCCGCTTTTCAGTATCCATAATGGTGATGAAGaacaggaagaagaagaagaagaagaagcaaaactaACAGATTCTGACCACTTCGTAAATTT encodes:
- the LOC126705948 gene encoding scopoletin glucosyltransferase-like, whose product is MDTEKRQLHLFFFPFLASGHLIPAIDMAKQFALRGLKISIITTPLNASLFSKTIEKSKTMGLDMNVLVIEFPCVEVGLPIGCESYQLATSLDLRTKFYQATAMLEQPLEKLIQEYAPDCLVASTLFPWTTGVAKKFGIPRLILHSMSFFSTCTAECLRLYEPHKKVSSETEPFIIPNFPDEIKMTRKQLPDFYTQNVQTYATKMYEQVLEAELTSFGAVFNSFYELEPAYANFYKKVLGRKAWQIGPVSLCNQDTEDKAQRGKEASIDFHECFEWLNSKKPDSVVYVCFGSMANFNDSQLKEIAIGLEASEQQFIWVVKKEKNDGGKEEWLPDGFEQRVKGKGLIIRGWAPQMMILDHDAVGGFVTHCGWNSTLEGVSAGLPMVTWPVSAEQFFNEKFVIKILRIGVAVGAQQWARFLGDSIKSEAIEKAVIQIMVGAEAEEIRSRARELGKKAKKAVEEGGSSYSDLNSLIEELRSHGIAGAASKN